Proteins encoded in a region of the Carassius auratus strain Wakin chromosome 21, ASM336829v1, whole genome shotgun sequence genome:
- the LOC113038232 gene encoding leukocyte cell-derived chemotaxin-2, with amino-acid sequence MLLKLSLTLLFLACLFLVGICFEIDKKTTKRKVQEEEMKIAQPDKRLTAIAKGREIVIWSRRAKPRNDMGCTSIGGICQSNIYICQGRYLKDKCRGEKSRQCCMPAAAWSALCAGSHHNRVRACDSFGCGGFNSRSDDRIHKGIDIVCGDYGIINAPFSGNLGGPVGRAVGDSVQYDGVKLYSKVHCVKIFNIRPYVYFGSVVQGEAMGYLLPLQERFSGITSHLELQMCDGSDPSPFI; translated from the exons ATGCTGCTAAAGCTATCCTTGACTTTACTTTTCCTGGCATGTT TGTTTCTCGTGGGTATTTGCTTTGAAATtgacaagaaaacaacaaaaagaaaagttcAGGAGGAGGAAATGAAAATCGCCCAGCCTGATAAGAGACTTACCGCGATTGCAAAAGGTAGAGAGATCGTAATCTGGTCAAGAAGAGCCAAGCCAAGAAACGACATGGGCTGCACCAGCATTGGAGGTATCTGTCAAAGTAATATCTACATCTGTCAGGGCCGATACCTGAAGGATAAATGTCGGGGAGAGAAGTCACGCCAGTGTTGTATGCCAG CTGCAGCGTGGAGTGCTCTGTGTGCTGGAAGTCATCATAACAGAGTGAGAGCTTGTGACAGCTTTGGCTGTGGTGGCTTTAATTCCAGGAG TGATGACAGGATCCACAAGGGAATCGACATTGTGTGCGGTGATTATGGCATCATCAATGCTCCTTTTTCGGGGAACCTGGGCGGTCCTGTTGGGAGAGCAGTGGGAGACTCCGTTCAGTATGATGGTGTCAAACTCTATAGCAAAG TGCACTGTGTGAAGATCTTCAACATCCGTCCGTATGTTTACTTTGGCTCTGTAGTTCAGGGAGAGGCCATGGGTTACCTGTTACCCCTACAGGAGCGTTTCTCTGGCATCACCTCACACCTGGAGCTTCAGATGTGTGATGGCTCTGATCCCTCGCCCTTCATATGA